A region from the Lolium perenne isolate Kyuss_39 chromosome 4, Kyuss_2.0, whole genome shotgun sequence genome encodes:
- the LOC127332148 gene encoding probable diphthine methyl ester synthase has translation MLYIVGLGLGDERDITVRGLDAVRRCAKVYMEAYTSLLSLGLDPASLANLEKMYGKEITVADREMVEERADQMLTEAKDADVAFLVVGDPFGATTHTDLVVRARDIGVEVKVIHNASVMNAVGICGLQLYRYGETISIPFFTETWRPDSFYEKIQNSRRLGLHTLCLLDIRVKEPTLESLCRGKKVYEPPRFMTVNTAISQLLEVEELHGGSAYGPDSLCMGVARLGSDDQKIVAGPMKKLLDVDFGAPLHCLIIVGETHPVEQEMLEFYMIK, from the exons ATGCTGTACATAGTCGGCCTCGGCCTCGGCGACGAGCGCGACATCACGGTGCGGGGGCTCGACGCCGTCCGCCGCTGCGCCAAGGTCTACATGGAGGCCTACACCTCCCTGCTCTCCCTCGGCCTCGACCCCGCCTCGCTCGCCAACCTC GAGAAGATGTACGGGAAGGAGATCACGGTCGCCGACCGCGAGATGGTGGAGGAGCGCGCCGACCAGATGCTGACCGAGGCCAAGGACGCCGACGTCGCCTTCCTCGTCGTCGGAGACCCGTTCGG GGCGACCACCCACACTGATTTGGTTGTTCGGGCCAGGGACATTGGGGTGGAAGTTAAGGTTATTCACAATGCGTCTGTCATGAACGCCGTCGGAATTTGTGGGTTGCAGCTTTACCGCTACGGGGAGACCATCTCCATACCTTTCTTCACGGAGACATGGAGACCAGATAGTTTCTATGAGAAAATTCAGAACAGTCGCCGACTTGGCCTGCACACTCTTTGCCTACTAG ACATTCGTGTTAAAGAGCCAACACTCGAGTCCTTGTGCAG GGGAAAGAAAGTGTATGAACCACCACGATTTATGACTGTAAACACTGCAATAAGTCAGCTTTTGGAGGTGGAGGAACTGCATGGTGGATCTG CTTATGGCCCAGATTCACTATGTATGGGTGTAGCTCGCCTTGGAAGCGATGACCAGAAGATTGTTGCTGGCCCCATGAAGAAACTACTCGATGTTGATTTTGGAGCACCCCTTCACTGCCTCATCATAGTGGGAGAGACTCATCCCGTGGAACAAGAGATGCTAGAGTTCTACATGATCAAGTAG
- the LOC127332147 gene encoding protein IQ-DOMAIN 11 isoform X1 — translation MERKKKGWFERIKRLFISEPKPKPKQEKKVKSKRWLPGKLKTQHSFALPAPEPVPLPVPDQIQIRQAEEEQSKHAVAVALATAAAAEAAVAAAHAAAEVVRLTGPPSSSAPPRDTAPFGRDLYAAVAIQSAYRGYLARRALRALKGLVRLQALIRGQAVRRQTAATLRGLESLVRIQARQRARSSSADHHHHHNHPAAAAYDDGMDALLRRGRELYAAALHEQHQQQNSSKGWDGSTLSKEEMGAVVRSREEAAMKRVRALQYASLQNEKIGIRRQPMSRDDMDTLNQRWSWLEEWVGSHQPFDKDVPVAHQSPCRDVAVDVVTTHRHNHHPPPPRSRDSLACLDDEDEDNDDESSYGGRRLGHSSRRSFVRARRTPGRASDVDNNDGALHHPCSPAFPGYMASTASAKAKFRSMSTPKERFAAVPSDAYSEQCFPSFADRLMSPIPSMSPMPSIASDMGFARSGRPPVAQRSPRVKGPMTPSRNRSRRSPSRHSFGSEAALHQMQMEQYTPVR, via the exons atggagaggaagaagaaggggtggTTCGAGCGCATCAAGCGGCTCTTCATCTCCGAGCCCAAGCCGAAGCCGAAGCAGGAGAAG AAGGTGAAGAGCAAGCGATGGCTACCGGGGAAGCTCAAGACGCAGCACTCGTTCGCGCTGCCGGCTCCGGAGCCGGTGCCGTTACCGGTGCCGGATCAGATTCAGATCAGGCAGGCGGAGGAGGAGCAGAGCAAGCACGCGGTGGCGGTCGCGCTCGCCACCGCTGCGGCTGCCgaggccgccgtcgccgccgcacaCGCGGCCGCCGAGGTGGTCCGCCTCACCGGGCCGCCCTCGTCGTCGGCTCCTCCGCGTGACACTGCGCCGTTCGGCCGTGATCTGTACGCCGCCGTGGCGATCCAGTCAGCCTACCGCGGATACCTC GCGCGGAGGGCGCTGCGCGCGCTGAAGGgcctggtgcggctgcaggcgctGATCCGGGGGCAGGCGGTGCGTCGGCAGACGGCGGCGACGCTGCGAGGCCTCGAGTCGCTCGTGAGGATACAGGCACGGCAGCGCGCCAGGTCAAgctccgccgaccaccaccaccaccacaaccacCCGGCGGCCGCCGCCTACGACGACGGCATGGACGCGCTGCTTCGGAGGGGCCGCGAGCTGTACGCCGCCGCGCTGCAC GAGCAACATCAGCAGCAGAACAGCAGCAAGGGGTGGGACGGCAGCACCCTGTCCAAGGAGGAGATGGGCGCCGTGGTGAGGAGCAGGGAGGAGGCCGCCATGAAACGCGTACGCGCGCTGCAGTACGCCTCCCTCCAGAAC GAGAAGATCGGCATCAGGAGGCAGCCCATGTCGCGGGACGACATGGACACGCTGAACCAGCGCTGGAGCTGGCTGGAGGAGTGGGTCGGCTCGCACCAGCCCTTCGACAAGGACGTCCCCGTCGCGCACCAGTCCCCCTGCCGGGACGTCGCCGTCGACGTCGTCACCACCCACCGCCACAACCACCACCCACCACCACCTCGCTCCAGGGACTCCCTCGCCTGCCTcgacgacgaagacgaagacaACGACGACGAGTCCAGCTACGGCGGCAGGCGGCTGGGCCACTCCTCCCGGCGCTCCTTCGTGCGCGCCAGGCGCACGCCGGGGAGGGCGTCGGACGTCGACAACAACGACGGGGCGTTGCACCACCCGTGCTCGCCGGCGTTCCCGGGGTACATGGCCTCCACGGCGTCCGCCAAGGCCAAGTTCCGGTCCATGAGCACCCCCAAGGAGCGCTTTGCCGCCGTGCCGTCAGACGCCTACTCCGAGCAGTGCTTCCCGTCATTCGCCGACCGCCTCATGTCGCCCATCCCATCCATGTCGCCCATGCCCTCCATCGCCAGCGACATGGGCTTCGCTCGCTCCGGCAGGCCGCCCGTGGCGCAGCGGTCGCCCAGGGTCAAGGGACCCATGACGCCGTCCAGGAACCGGTCCAGGAGGTCGCCCAGCCGACACAGCTTCGGCTCTGAAGCCGCGCTGCACCAGATGCAGATGGAGCAGTACACCCCGGTTCGGTAA
- the LOC127332147 gene encoding protein IQ-DOMAIN 11 isoform X2, producing MERKKKGWFERIKRLFISEPKPKPKQEKVKSKRWLPGKLKTQHSFALPAPEPVPLPVPDQIQIRQAEEEQSKHAVAVALATAAAAEAAVAAAHAAAEVVRLTGPPSSSAPPRDTAPFGRDLYAAVAIQSAYRGYLARRALRALKGLVRLQALIRGQAVRRQTAATLRGLESLVRIQARQRARSSSADHHHHHNHPAAAAYDDGMDALLRRGRELYAAALHEQHQQQNSSKGWDGSTLSKEEMGAVVRSREEAAMKRVRALQYASLQNEKIGIRRQPMSRDDMDTLNQRWSWLEEWVGSHQPFDKDVPVAHQSPCRDVAVDVVTTHRHNHHPPPPRSRDSLACLDDEDEDNDDESSYGGRRLGHSSRRSFVRARRTPGRASDVDNNDGALHHPCSPAFPGYMASTASAKAKFRSMSTPKERFAAVPSDAYSEQCFPSFADRLMSPIPSMSPMPSIASDMGFARSGRPPVAQRSPRVKGPMTPSRNRSRRSPSRHSFGSEAALHQMQMEQYTPVR from the exons atggagaggaagaagaaggggtggTTCGAGCGCATCAAGCGGCTCTTCATCTCCGAGCCCAAGCCGAAGCCGAAGCAGGAGAAG GTGAAGAGCAAGCGATGGCTACCGGGGAAGCTCAAGACGCAGCACTCGTTCGCGCTGCCGGCTCCGGAGCCGGTGCCGTTACCGGTGCCGGATCAGATTCAGATCAGGCAGGCGGAGGAGGAGCAGAGCAAGCACGCGGTGGCGGTCGCGCTCGCCACCGCTGCGGCTGCCgaggccgccgtcgccgccgcacaCGCGGCCGCCGAGGTGGTCCGCCTCACCGGGCCGCCCTCGTCGTCGGCTCCTCCGCGTGACACTGCGCCGTTCGGCCGTGATCTGTACGCCGCCGTGGCGATCCAGTCAGCCTACCGCGGATACCTC GCGCGGAGGGCGCTGCGCGCGCTGAAGGgcctggtgcggctgcaggcgctGATCCGGGGGCAGGCGGTGCGTCGGCAGACGGCGGCGACGCTGCGAGGCCTCGAGTCGCTCGTGAGGATACAGGCACGGCAGCGCGCCAGGTCAAgctccgccgaccaccaccaccaccacaaccacCCGGCGGCCGCCGCCTACGACGACGGCATGGACGCGCTGCTTCGGAGGGGCCGCGAGCTGTACGCCGCCGCGCTGCAC GAGCAACATCAGCAGCAGAACAGCAGCAAGGGGTGGGACGGCAGCACCCTGTCCAAGGAGGAGATGGGCGCCGTGGTGAGGAGCAGGGAGGAGGCCGCCATGAAACGCGTACGCGCGCTGCAGTACGCCTCCCTCCAGAAC GAGAAGATCGGCATCAGGAGGCAGCCCATGTCGCGGGACGACATGGACACGCTGAACCAGCGCTGGAGCTGGCTGGAGGAGTGGGTCGGCTCGCACCAGCCCTTCGACAAGGACGTCCCCGTCGCGCACCAGTCCCCCTGCCGGGACGTCGCCGTCGACGTCGTCACCACCCACCGCCACAACCACCACCCACCACCACCTCGCTCCAGGGACTCCCTCGCCTGCCTcgacgacgaagacgaagacaACGACGACGAGTCCAGCTACGGCGGCAGGCGGCTGGGCCACTCCTCCCGGCGCTCCTTCGTGCGCGCCAGGCGCACGCCGGGGAGGGCGTCGGACGTCGACAACAACGACGGGGCGTTGCACCACCCGTGCTCGCCGGCGTTCCCGGGGTACATGGCCTCCACGGCGTCCGCCAAGGCCAAGTTCCGGTCCATGAGCACCCCCAAGGAGCGCTTTGCCGCCGTGCCGTCAGACGCCTACTCCGAGCAGTGCTTCCCGTCATTCGCCGACCGCCTCATGTCGCCCATCCCATCCATGTCGCCCATGCCCTCCATCGCCAGCGACATGGGCTTCGCTCGCTCCGGCAGGCCGCCCGTGGCGCAGCGGTCGCCCAGGGTCAAGGGACCCATGACGCCGTCCAGGAACCGGTCCAGGAGGTCGCCCAGCCGACACAGCTTCGGCTCTGAAGCCGCGCTGCACCAGATGCAGATGGAGCAGTACACCCCGGTTCGGTAA